Genomic DNA from Pelorhabdus rhamnosifermentans:
CTGTTTGCGCTCCGAGATTGTACTATCCCCTAGTTTAAATAATTCCGCATACCTTTTGATTTCGGAAAGAGGCATACCTGTTTCGCGCAAAGATATAATAAAGTATATCCACTCGAAATTTTGTTCGTCGTAAATTCGATTGCCATTTTTATTACGCTTTACAAAAGGCAATACGCCTTCTTTTTCATAAAAACGTAAAGTATGTTCGGAAACACCTGTTTCTTTTGCAAATTGTTTGATGAAAATTGCCATTAATTCATCTCCCAATCGAACGACTAACT
This window encodes:
- a CDS encoding MerR family transcriptional regulator; this translates as MAIFIKQFAKETGVSEHTLRFYEKEGVLPFVKRNKNGNRIYDEQNFEWIYFIISLRETGMPLSEIKRYAELFKLGDSTISERKQMMLEHKKKAEEQLTQILKHLERINYKLALYDVMEKTVKFP